From a single Streptomyces sp. NBC_01264 genomic region:
- the folK gene encoding 2-amino-4-hydroxy-6-hydroxymethyldihydropteridine diphosphokinase, with protein MNAQSDPTVQPVPAAVVEAVDAADVTLSNPKWAVVALGANLGNRLETLQGAIDALGDTPGLRVKAVSPVYETEPWGVEAGSQPSYLNAVISVKTTLPPSSLLERGHAIEEAFDRVREERWGPRTIDVDIIAYADVVSADPVLTLPHPRAHERAFVLAPWNDVDPEAQIPGHGSVSALLAAVGLSGLTQRTDLELRLPE; from the coding sequence ATGAACGCCCAGAGCGACCCCACCGTCCAGCCGGTTCCCGCCGCCGTGGTCGAAGCCGTCGACGCGGCGGACGTGACCCTGTCGAACCCGAAGTGGGCCGTCGTCGCGCTCGGCGCGAACCTGGGCAACCGTCTGGAGACCCTCCAGGGCGCCATCGACGCCCTGGGCGACACCCCGGGCCTTCGGGTCAAGGCCGTCTCCCCCGTCTACGAGACGGAGCCGTGGGGCGTGGAGGCGGGCTCGCAGCCCTCGTACCTCAACGCCGTCATCTCGGTGAAGACCACCCTGCCCCCCAGCTCGCTGCTGGAGCGCGGTCACGCCATCGAGGAAGCCTTCGACCGCGTCCGCGAGGAGCGCTGGGGGCCCCGCACGATCGACGTCGACATCATCGCCTACGCCGACGTGGTCTCCGCCGACCCGGTCCTCACCCTCCCGCACCCGCGCGCCCACGAGCGCGCCTTCGTGCTGGCCCCCTGGAACGACGTCGACCCCGAAGCGCAGATCCCGGGCCACGGGTCCGTTTCCGCGCTCCTAGCCGCGGTCGGCCTCTCCGGGCTCACCCAGCGCACGGACCTGGAACTGCGCCTCCCCGAGTGA
- a CDS encoding DUF3180 domain-containing protein yields MKQLRPAVLAGIFAIAAVLSWAGARLWNAYGTLPGVPVAAPIVLGAIAVVLLATALSLRSRLKAQRERVPGAKGVEPLMAARAVVFGQASALVAALVAGAYGGVGVFLLTSALDVPARRDQTWYAGFSVLAGAAVVAAALFLEHVLKLPDDEDPAPESPARA; encoded by the coding sequence GTGAAGCAACTGAGGCCGGCGGTCCTGGCGGGCATTTTCGCGATCGCCGCGGTGCTGTCCTGGGCCGGGGCCCGGCTGTGGAACGCGTACGGCACGCTTCCCGGGGTCCCGGTGGCCGCGCCGATCGTCCTCGGCGCCATCGCGGTGGTCCTGCTCGCGACGGCCCTGTCGCTGCGCTCCCGCCTGAAGGCCCAGCGCGAGCGGGTGCCCGGCGCCAAGGGCGTGGAGCCGCTGATGGCGGCCCGCGCGGTGGTCTTCGGCCAGGCCAGCGCCCTGGTGGCGGCCCTGGTCGCGGGCGCCTACGGCGGCGTCGGCGTCTTCCTGCTCACCAGCGCCCTCGACGTCCCCGCCCGCCGCGACCAGACCTGGTACGCCGGCTTCTCGGTCCTGGCGGGCGCGGCGGTCGTCGCGGCGGCCCTCTTCCTGGAACACGTCCTGAAACTCCCGGACGACGAGGACCCGGCCCCGGAGTCCCCGGCCCGCGCCTAA
- the folE gene encoding GTP cyclohydrolase I FolE gives MTDPVTLTGGEGTIGEFDEKRAEAAVRELLIAVGEDPDREGLLATPGRVARAYKEIFAGLYQKPEDVLTTTFDLGHDEMVLVKDIEVMSTCEHHLVPFHGVAHVGYIPSVDGKITGLSKLARLVDVFARRPQVQERLTTQIAESVMEILDPRGVIVVIECEHMCMTMRGVRKPGAKTITSAVRGQLRDPATRNEAMSLIMAR, from the coding sequence ATGACCGACCCAGTGACCCTGACCGGTGGCGAGGGCACGATCGGCGAGTTCGACGAGAAGCGTGCCGAGGCGGCCGTCCGTGAGCTCCTGATCGCGGTCGGCGAGGACCCGGACCGCGAGGGGCTGCTGGCGACGCCGGGGCGGGTGGCGCGGGCGTACAAGGAGATATTCGCCGGCCTCTACCAGAAGCCCGAGGACGTCCTGACGACGACGTTCGACCTCGGCCACGACGAGATGGTTCTGGTGAAGGACATCGAAGTCATGAGCACCTGTGAGCATCACCTGGTGCCGTTCCACGGCGTGGCGCACGTCGGCTACATCCCGTCCGTCGACGGCAAGATCACCGGCCTGTCGAAGCTCGCCCGCCTCGTGGACGTGTTCGCCCGCCGCCCCCAGGTGCAGGAGCGGCTGACCACCCAGATCGCCGAGTCGGTCATGGAGATCCTCGACCCGCGCGGGGTCATCGTGGTCATCGAGTGCGAGCACATGTGCATGACCATGCGCGGGGTCCGCAAGCCCGGCGCGAAGACCATCACCTCGGCCGTCCGCGGCCAGCTCCGCGACCCCGCGACCCGCAACGAGGCGATGAGCCTGATCATGGCCCGCTAG
- the hpt gene encoding hypoxanthine phosphoribosyltransferase: MRVDEKDMGSDLQSVLITKEEIDAKLAELAAKIDAEYAGKDLLIVGVLKGAVMVMADLARALSTPLTMDWMAVSSYGAGTQSSGVVRILKDLDTDIKDKHVLIVEDIIDSGLTLSWLLSNLGSRQPASLEVVTLLRKPDAAKVAIDVKWVGFDIPNEFVVGYGLDYAEKYRNLPFVGTLAPHVYGG, translated from the coding sequence ATGCGGGTGGACGAGAAGGACATGGGCAGCGACCTCCAGTCGGTGCTCATCACCAAGGAAGAGATCGACGCGAAGCTGGCCGAGCTGGCCGCGAAGATCGACGCGGAGTACGCGGGCAAGGACCTGCTCATCGTCGGCGTCCTCAAGGGCGCGGTGATGGTGATGGCGGACCTGGCGCGTGCCTTGTCCACCCCGCTCACCATGGACTGGATGGCGGTGTCCTCGTACGGCGCCGGAACCCAGTCCTCGGGCGTGGTGCGGATCCTCAAGGACCTGGACACCGACATCAAGGACAAGCACGTCCTGATCGTCGAGGACATCATCGACTCGGGCCTGACCCTGTCGTGGCTGCTGTCGAACCTCGGCTCCCGCCAGCCGGCCTCCCTGGAGGTCGTCACGCTGCTGCGCAAGCCCGACGCCGCCAAGGTCGCGATCGACGTGAAGTGGGTCGGCTTCGACATCCCGAACGAGTTCGTCGTCGGCTACGGCCTCGACTACGCCGAGAAGTACCGCAACCTGCCGTTCGTCGGCACCCTCGCGCCCCACGTCTACGGCGGCTGA
- a CDS encoding inorganic diphosphatase, with product MEFDVTIEIPKGSRNKYEVDHETGRIRLDRRLFTSTSYPADYGFVENTLGEDGDPLDALVILDEPTFPGCLIKCRAIGMFNMTDEAGGDAKLLCVPASDPRVEHLRDIHHVSEFDRLEIQHFFEVYKDLEPGKSVEGANWVGRTEAEAEIEASFKRLEAQGGHH from the coding sequence GTGGAGTTCGACGTCACCATCGAGATCCCCAAGGGTTCGCGGAACAAGTACGAGGTGGACCACGAGACCGGCCGGATCCGTCTGGACCGTCGCCTCTTCACCTCGACCAGCTACCCGGCCGACTACGGCTTCGTCGAGAACACCCTCGGCGAGGACGGCGACCCGCTGGACGCGCTGGTCATCCTTGACGAGCCGACCTTCCCGGGCTGCCTGATCAAGTGCCGCGCGATCGGCATGTTCAATATGACGGACGAGGCGGGCGGCGACGCCAAGCTGCTGTGCGTGCCGGCGTCCGACCCGCGTGTGGAGCACCTGCGCGACATCCACCACGTGTCCGAGTTCGACCGCCTGGAGATCCAGCACTTCTTCGAGGTCTACAAGGACCTGGAGCCGGGCAAGTCGGTCGAGGGCGCGAACTGGGTCGGCCGCACCGAGGCCGAGGCCGAGATCGAGGCCTCGTTCAAGCGCCTCGAGGCCCAGGGCGGCCACCACTGA
- the ftsH gene encoding ATP-dependent zinc metalloprotease FtsH has translation MDVKRYFRGPVMWIVLAVLAVVVLMNVVGSGGGYKSVETSEVIKAINSGQVDSAKLTTGDSQMIKIELKKDQKLGDNDGTKFQANYIGDQGVQLAQNLQTKYEAGQIPDGYSVTPDKTSPFLSVLLSLLPFVLIVVVFLFLMNQMQGGGSRVMNFGKSKAKLITKDTPKTTFADVAGSDEAVEELHEIKEFLQEPAKFQAVGAKIPKGVLLYGPPGTGKTLLARAVAGEAGVPFYSISGSDFVEMFVGVGASRVRDLFEQAKANAPAIVFVDEIDAVGRHRGAGLGGGHDEREQTLNQLLVEMDGFDVKGGVILIAATNRPDILDPALLRPGRFDRQIAVDRPDMQGRLEILKVHQKGKPVAPDVDLGAVARRTPGFTGADLANVLNEAALLTARSDQKLIDNHALDEAIDRVVAGPQKRTRIMSDREKKITAYHEGGHALVAAASPNSDPVHKITILSRGRALGYTMVLPDEDKYSTTRNEMLDQLAYMLGGRAAEELVFHDPTTGAANDIEKATATARAMVTQYGMTERLGAIKFGGDNTEPFLGREMSHPRDYSEEVAALVDEEVKKLIETAHNEAWEILVENRDVLDNLVLALLEKETLNKEQIAEVFSTIVKRPARPAWTGSSHRTPSTRPPVLSPKELQLTNAANGTSAASAAVSVEKTPEPSPEEHPEA, from the coding sequence ATGGACGTGAAGCGATACTTCCGTGGGCCGGTTATGTGGATCGTGCTGGCCGTCCTCGCCGTGGTCGTGTTGATGAACGTCGTCGGCTCCGGCGGCGGCTACAAGTCGGTGGAGACCAGCGAGGTCATCAAGGCGATCAACAGTGGCCAGGTGGACAGCGCCAAGCTCACCACCGGTGACAGCCAGATGATCAAGATCGAGCTGAAGAAGGACCAGAAGCTCGGCGACAACGACGGCACCAAGTTCCAGGCCAACTACATCGGGGACCAGGGCGTACAGCTCGCCCAGAACCTCCAGACCAAGTACGAAGCCGGTCAGATCCCTGACGGATACTCCGTCACGCCGGACAAGACCAGCCCGTTCCTGAGCGTGCTGCTCTCGCTGCTGCCGTTCGTCCTCATCGTCGTGGTCTTCCTGTTCCTGATGAACCAGATGCAGGGCGGCGGCTCCCGAGTCATGAACTTCGGGAAGTCCAAGGCCAAGCTCATCACCAAGGACACCCCGAAGACGACGTTCGCCGATGTCGCGGGCTCCGACGAGGCCGTCGAGGAACTCCACGAGATCAAGGAGTTCCTCCAGGAGCCGGCGAAGTTCCAGGCCGTCGGCGCCAAGATCCCCAAGGGCGTGCTGCTCTACGGCCCGCCCGGCACCGGTAAGACCCTGCTCGCGCGTGCCGTCGCGGGCGAGGCCGGTGTCCCCTTCTACTCGATCTCCGGTTCCGACTTCGTCGAGATGTTCGTCGGTGTCGGTGCCTCGCGTGTCCGCGACCTGTTCGAACAGGCCAAGGCCAACGCCCCGGCGATCGTCTTCGTCGACGAGATCGACGCAGTCGGCCGGCACCGCGGTGCGGGCCTCGGCGGCGGTCACGACGAGCGCGAGCAGACCCTCAACCAGCTGCTCGTCGAGATGGACGGCTTCGACGTGAAGGGCGGGGTCATCCTGATCGCCGCCACGAACCGTCCCGACATCCTCGACCCGGCGCTCCTGCGCCCCGGCCGCTTCGACCGCCAGATCGCGGTCGACCGTCCGGACATGCAGGGCCGTCTGGAGATCCTCAAGGTCCACCAGAAGGGCAAGCCGGTCGCCCCGGACGTGGACCTGGGCGCAGTCGCCCGCCGCACGCCCGGCTTCACGGGTGCCGATCTCGCCAACGTCCTGAACGAGGCCGCGCTGCTCACGGCCCGCTCGGACCAGAAGCTGATCGACAACCACGCGCTGGACGAGGCGATCGACCGCGTCGTGGCGGGTCCGCAGAAGCGGACCCGGATCATGTCGGACCGGGAAAAGAAGATCACCGCGTACCACGAGGGCGGACACGCCCTGGTCGCGGCGGCTTCCCCGAACTCCGACCCGGTCCACAAGATCACGATCCTGTCCCGCGGCCGGGCCCTGGGTTACACCATGGTCCTGCCCGACGAGGACAAGTACTCGACCACGCGCAACGAGATGCTCGACCAGCTGGCGTACATGCTGGGCGGGCGCGCGGCCGAGGAACTGGTCTTCCACGACCCGACCACGGGCGCCGCGAACGACATCGAGAAGGCCACGGCAACGGCCCGCGCGATGGTCACGCAGTACGGCATGACCGAGCGTCTCGGCGCGATCAAGTTCGGCGGGGACAACACCGAGCCGTTCCTGGGCCGCGAGATGTCGCACCCGAGGGACTACTCGGAGGAGGTTGCCGCGCTGGTCGACGAAGAGGTCAAGAAGCTCATCGAGACCGCGCACAACGAGGCCTGGGAGATCCTGGTCGAGAACCGCGACGTCCTCGACAACCTGGTCCTCGCCCTCCTGGAGAAGGAGACGCTGAACAAGGAGCAGATCGCCGAGGTCTTCTCGACGATTGTGAAGCGCCCGGCCCGCCCGGCGTGGACCGGCTCCTCGCACCGCACGCCGTCCACCCGTCCGCCGGTGCTCTCTCCCAAGGAGCTCCAGCTGACGAACGCGGCGAACGGTACGTCGGCGGCCTCGGCCGCCGTATCGGTGGAGAAGACCCCGGAGCCCTCCCCGGAGGAGCACCCGGAGGCCTAG
- the folB gene encoding dihydroneopterin aldolase has product MDRVALRGLKARGHHGVFPREREEGQTFIVDLVLHLDTRPAAAGDDLAKTVHYGVVAEEVVDVVQGEPVDLIETLAERIAQQCLKHEAVAQVEVVVHKPDAPITVPFDDVTITITRSRA; this is encoded by the coding sequence GTGGATCGTGTCGCGCTGCGCGGCCTCAAGGCTCGCGGGCACCATGGCGTCTTCCCCCGGGAACGCGAGGAAGGCCAGACCTTCATCGTCGACCTGGTGCTCCACCTCGACACCCGCCCCGCGGCGGCCGGCGACGACCTGGCTAAGACCGTGCACTACGGGGTAGTCGCGGAAGAAGTCGTCGACGTGGTCCAGGGCGAGCCCGTGGACCTGATCGAGACCCTCGCCGAGCGGATCGCCCAGCAGTGCCTCAAGCACGAAGCGGTCGCCCAGGTGGAGGTCGTCGTCCACAAACCGGACGCGCCGATCACCGTCCCCTTCGACGACGTGACCATCACGATCACCCGGAGCCGCGCGTGA
- a CDS encoding zinc-dependent metalloprotease, protein MTSFGGAEMVDWNLAVATATRLVRPGPEVSRDEARAVVAELRRHAKTSERHVREFTRMMPEGMTPVDTPVLVVDRAGWVKANVAGFRELLSPLLGTMRDRRSGTPGGAVLGAVGGKVTGVELGMVLSFLASRVLGQYETFAPAGLDLPGSATGGRLLLVAPNIVHVERELEVDPHDFRLWVCLHEETHRTQFTAVPWLREHLEGEIQTFLGATEMDPMNVLERLREAAQSFAGARPAAENGDEGRSLVELVQTPEQREVLARLTAVMSLLEGHADFVMDGVGPEVVPSVAEIREKFQQRRASGAGRLDAALRKLLGLDAKLRQYRDGERFVRAVVAQVGMDGFNRVWTSPNTLPTKSEIARPADWVARVHRKGSEQSEASEEV, encoded by the coding sequence ATGACGAGCTTCGGTGGTGCGGAGATGGTCGACTGGAACCTCGCGGTGGCGACCGCGACCAGGCTCGTGCGGCCCGGCCCGGAGGTCAGCCGGGACGAGGCGCGGGCCGTCGTGGCGGAGCTGCGCAGGCACGCCAAGACCTCGGAACGGCACGTACGCGAGTTCACGCGGATGATGCCCGAAGGCATGACCCCGGTTGACACGCCCGTCCTCGTCGTGGACCGGGCCGGCTGGGTCAAGGCCAACGTGGCGGGCTTCCGCGAGCTCCTGTCCCCCCTCCTCGGCACGATGCGGGACCGCCGCTCCGGTACCCCCGGCGGCGCCGTGCTCGGCGCGGTCGGCGGCAAGGTCACCGGCGTCGAGCTGGGCATGGTGCTCAGCTTCCTGGCCTCCCGCGTGCTCGGCCAGTACGAGACCTTCGCGCCCGCGGGCCTCGACCTCCCGGGCTCCGCGACGGGCGGCCGGCTGCTGCTCGTCGCGCCGAACATCGTCCACGTCGAGCGGGAGCTGGAGGTGGACCCCCACGACTTCCGGCTCTGGGTCTGCCTGCACGAGGAGACGCACCGTACCCAGTTCACGGCCGTCCCGTGGCTCCGCGAACACCTGGAGGGTGAAATCCAGACGTTCCTCGGAGCCACCGAAATGGACCCGATGAACGTGCTGGAGCGCCTGCGCGAGGCCGCCCAGTCCTTCGCCGGCGCCCGCCCCGCCGCGGAGAACGGGGACGAGGGCCGCTCCCTCGTCGAGCTCGTCCAGACCCCCGAGCAGCGCGAGGTACTGGCCCGGCTCACCGCCGTCATGTCCCTCCTGGAGGGCCACGCCGACTTCGTCATGGACGGGGTCGGCCCCGAGGTCGTGCCCTCGGTCGCCGAGATCCGCGAGAAGTTCCAGCAGCGCAGGGCCAGCGGAGCCGGGCGGCTCGACGCCGCCCTGCGCAAGCTCCTCGGCCTCGACGCCAAACTGCGCCAGTACCGCGACGGGGAACGCTTCGTGCGCGCCGTCGTCGCCCAGGTCGGCATGGACGGCTTCAACCGGGTCTGGACCTCCCCGAACACACTGCCGACCAAGTCGGAGATCGCCAGGCCCGCGGACTGGGTGGCCCGCGTCCACCGCAAGGGGAGCGAGCAGAGCGAGGCGAGCGAAGAGGTGTGA
- the tilS gene encoding tRNA lysidine(34) synthetase TilS produces the protein MGPHPAVAAIRLAVRRVLHDVLTDLTERGGRPAPAPAPRVGRPGRTVGSSAGAAPHDPLPDTAPLVLVACSGGADSMALASALAFEAPKLGIRAGGITVDHGLQDGSALRAAEVVSRMTALRLDPALSVAVRVGRDGGPEAAARDARYAALDEAADRLGAVAVLLGHTRDDQAETVLLGLARGSGIRSLSGMAEVSGGPGDPGARGGRSHRYRRPFLQVDRQTARKACMVQSLAVWDDPHNIDPAYTRSRLRHEGLPALEKALGKGVVEALARTAQLSRDDADALDAWAAEAESGVRDEDGRLECAKLYALPPAVRRRVLRRAVVAAGSPAGSLFARHIEEVDRLITGWRGQGAINLPGRVEAQRQGGRLVIRQG, from the coding sequence ATGGGTCCCCATCCTGCGGTCGCGGCGATACGCCTGGCGGTCCGCCGCGTACTCCACGACGTCCTCACCGACCTCACCGAACGGGGCGGCCGTCCCGCTCCCGCCCCCGCACCCCGGGTCGGCCGTCCCGGCCGCACCGTCGGCTCCTCGGCCGGTGCCGCCCCCCACGACCCCCTCCCCGACACCGCACCGCTGGTCCTCGTCGCCTGCTCCGGCGGCGCCGACTCCATGGCGCTCGCCTCCGCCCTCGCCTTCGAGGCCCCCAAACTCGGAATCCGCGCCGGCGGCATCACCGTCGACCACGGCCTCCAGGACGGCTCCGCCCTGCGCGCCGCCGAGGTCGTCTCCCGCATGACCGCGCTGCGCCTCGACCCCGCCCTGTCCGTCGCCGTGCGCGTCGGCCGCGACGGAGGCCCCGAAGCCGCCGCCCGCGACGCCCGCTACGCGGCCCTGGACGAGGCCGCCGACCGGCTGGGCGCCGTCGCCGTGCTGCTCGGCCACACCCGCGACGACCAAGCCGAAACCGTCCTGCTGGGCCTCGCCCGCGGCTCCGGCATCCGCTCGCTCTCCGGCATGGCCGAAGTCTCCGGAGGCCCCGGAGATCCCGGCGCACGCGGCGGCCGCAGCCACCGCTACCGCCGGCCGTTCCTCCAGGTGGACCGGCAGACCGCCCGCAAGGCCTGCATGGTCCAGTCCCTGGCCGTCTGGGACGACCCGCACAACATCGACCCCGCCTACACCCGCTCCCGGCTGCGCCACGAGGGACTGCCCGCCCTGGAGAAGGCGCTCGGCAAGGGGGTCGTGGAGGCGCTCGCCCGCACCGCCCAGCTCTCCCGCGACGACGCCGACGCCCTGGACGCCTGGGCCGCCGAGGCCGAGAGCGGCGTACGCGACGAAGACGGCCGCCTGGAGTGCGCCAAGCTGTACGCGCTGCCCCCCGCCGTCCGCCGCCGCGTACTGCGCCGGGCCGTCGTCGCCGCGGGTTCCCCCGCAGGCTCCCTCTTCGCCCGCCACATCGAGGAAGTCGACCGGCTCATCACCGGATGGCGCGGTCAGGGAGCCATCAACCTGCCCGGCCGGGTCGAGGCCCAGCGGCAGGGTGGCAGACTGGTCATCCGGCAGGGCTGA
- the dacB gene encoding D-alanyl-D-alanine carboxypeptidase/D-alanyl-D-alanine endopeptidase, whose product MPLVKTWQLIAVSAVAGLALSAATVAAAGPWDSGQRKAERDRAASWGRTGGADHGTDPAAELPRAAPSAPGVLAGVRPGGAVSGEASGDQAGAGDPGALAAALRPLLADPALGTLQGASVIDTATGKVLFEAGARDPMTPASTVKIATAAASLAALGPDHRIRTTVTPGAGPGQIVLVGGGDPSLTAKKKAPAGSGGSLVALAADTAQALKAAGTTSVTLGYDDSLYTGPVLHPIGANPNLAPVTALTADEGRPDESFSGPVKRSEDPSRDTARAFAALLKERGVKVTGAPARAKAPAGAVPLAATLSPPLAGLVERMLTHSDNDIAEALARQTALASGAPASFDGVARATGARLAALGVDTSGSRFADGSGLNRADKVSAGLLTALLAKAADPQRPELRPVLTGLPVAGFTGTLRVRNSGTSPAAGLLRAKTGTLSGVNALAGTVVDPTGRLLAFAFLAANTPDAGPAEKGLDKLAAAVATTS is encoded by the coding sequence GTGCCATTGGTCAAGACGTGGCAGCTCATCGCGGTGTCGGCCGTCGCCGGCCTCGCCCTGTCGGCCGCGACGGTGGCCGCCGCGGGTCCCTGGGACTCCGGCCAGCGTAAGGCCGAGCGGGACAGGGCCGCCTCCTGGGGCCGTACGGGTGGCGCAGATCACGGTACGGACCCCGCCGCGGAGCTCCCGCGGGCGGCCCCCAGCGCTCCCGGAGTGCTCGCGGGCGTGCGCCCGGGCGGAGCCGTCTCCGGCGAGGCCTCCGGGGATCAGGCCGGCGCGGGGGACCCCGGCGCCCTGGCCGCGGCCCTGCGGCCGCTGCTCGCCGACCCCGCACTCGGAACCCTGCAGGGCGCCTCCGTGATCGACACCGCCACCGGGAAGGTCCTCTTCGAGGCCGGGGCCCGCGATCCCATGACCCCCGCCTCCACCGTCAAGATCGCCACGGCGGCGGCCTCCCTCGCGGCCCTCGGTCCCGACCACCGGATCCGCACCACCGTGACCCCGGGCGCCGGACCCGGCCAGATCGTCCTGGTCGGCGGTGGAGACCCCTCGCTCACCGCCAAGAAGAAGGCCCCGGCCGGCTCCGGCGGCAGCCTCGTCGCCCTCGCCGCGGACACCGCGCAGGCCCTCAAGGCCGCCGGCACCACCTCCGTGACCCTCGGCTACGACGACTCGCTCTACACCGGCCCCGTCCTCCACCCGATCGGCGCCAACCCCAACCTCGCGCCCGTCACGGCCCTGACCGCCGACGAAGGCCGCCCCGACGAGTCCTTCTCTGGCCCCGTCAAGCGCAGTGAGGACCCCTCCCGCGACACCGCACGGGCCTTCGCCGCCCTGCTGAAGGAACGCGGGGTCAAGGTCACCGGCGCGCCCGCCAGGGCCAAGGCCCCCGCCGGCGCCGTCCCGCTCGCCGCCACCCTCTCGCCGCCGCTCGCCGGACTCGTCGAGCGGATGCTGACCCACAGCGACAACGACATCGCCGAAGCCCTGGCCCGCCAGACCGCCCTCGCCTCCGGAGCGCCCGCGAGCTTCGACGGCGTCGCCCGGGCCACCGGCGCCAGACTGGCCGCCCTCGGAGTCGACACCTCCGGATCCCGCTTCGCCGACGGCAGCGGCCTGAACCGGGCCGACAAGGTCAGCGCCGGCCTGCTCACCGCCCTCCTCGCCAAGGCCGCCGACCCGCAGCGGCCCGAGCTTCGGCCCGTCCTGACCGGACTGCCCGTCGCCGGATTCACCGGCACCCTGCGGGTCCGCAACTCCGGCACCTCGCCGGCGGCCGGCCTGCTGCGGGCCAAGACCGGCACCCTGAGCGGCGTGAACGCCCTCGCCGGCACCGTCGTCGACCCCACCGGCCGACTGCTCGCCTTCGCGTTCCTGGCCGCGAACACCCCCGACGCGGGCCCCGCCGAGAAGGGCCTCGACAAGCTCGCGGCGGCCGTGGCCACCACTTCCTGA
- a CDS encoding threonine/serine ThrE exporter family protein, whose product MAEGEGSGTEDRKPKSDEAHSAFSVPDGVGVDPEVTEEDQPTSEFAVPEGLASLPVDPDGPASAFATPHTYSAAHSPPAYTGPTGFPVTRLKESPWQDRMRTVLRMPVDVRPVPEPSQRLAVETGPAVGRVLDLTLRIGELLLSGGEGAEDVEAAMFAVARSYGLDRCEPTVTFTLLSITHQPSLVDDPVSANRTVRRRGTDYTRLSAVFALVNDITAHEVEISLEDAYRRLAEIRRNRHPYPGWVLTAAAGLLAGAASTLVGGGVLVFFAAALGAVLGDRLAWLCAGRGLPEFYQFVVAAMPPAAMGVALKLTEFDVRSSAVITGGLFALLPGRALVAAVQDGLTGYYITASARLLEVMYLFIGIIMGVLVVLYIGVQFGSNPQPEDILQIEQRPLLQIAASMVLVFTFAILLQQERSTVWFVTLNGGIAWVIYGSLHYAAKMPPVPSTAIAAGLVGLFGQLLARHRFSSALPFVTAAIGPLLPGSATYYGLLLIAENRLNEGLGSLTNAAAIALAIAIGVNLGSETSRLFMRIPGAASAAKRGAAKRTRGF is encoded by the coding sequence GTGGCGGAAGGCGAAGGATCGGGGACCGAGGACCGGAAGCCGAAGTCGGACGAGGCGCACAGCGCGTTCTCCGTGCCGGACGGGGTCGGTGTGGACCCGGAGGTGACCGAGGAGGACCAGCCGACCTCGGAGTTCGCCGTCCCCGAGGGGCTCGCCTCGCTGCCCGTGGACCCCGACGGGCCGGCGTCCGCGTTCGCCACCCCGCACACCTACAGCGCCGCCCACTCCCCGCCGGCCTACACCGGCCCCACGGGTTTCCCCGTCACCCGGTTGAAGGAGTCCCCCTGGCAGGACCGCATGCGCACGGTGCTGCGCATGCCGGTCGACGTCCGGCCGGTGCCGGAGCCCTCGCAGCGCCTCGCCGTGGAGACCGGGCCCGCCGTGGGCCGCGTGCTCGACCTGACGCTGCGCATCGGCGAGCTGCTGCTCTCGGGCGGCGAGGGCGCCGAGGACGTGGAGGCCGCGATGTTCGCCGTGGCCCGCAGCTACGGCCTGGACCGCTGCGAGCCCACCGTCACCTTCACCCTGCTGTCGATCACCCACCAGCCCTCCCTGGTGGACGACCCCGTGTCGGCGAACCGCACCGTCCGCCGCCGCGGCACGGACTACACCCGGCTCTCGGCCGTGTTCGCCCTCGTCAACGACATCACCGCGCACGAGGTCGAGATCTCGCTGGAGGACGCCTACCGCCGGCTCGCCGAGATCCGCCGCAACCGGCACCCGTACCCCGGCTGGGTGCTCACCGCCGCCGCCGGGCTGCTCGCCGGCGCGGCCTCCACGCTGGTCGGCGGTGGCGTGCTGGTGTTCTTCGCAGCCGCACTCGGGGCGGTGCTCGGCGACCGGCTGGCCTGGCTGTGCGCCGGGCGCGGGCTGCCGGAGTTCTACCAGTTCGTGGTCGCGGCGATGCCCCCGGCCGCGATGGGCGTGGCGCTGAAGCTCACCGAATTCGACGTGCGCTCCTCCGCCGTGATCACCGGCGGGCTCTTCGCGCTGCTGCCGGGACGGGCCCTGGTCGCGGCCGTGCAGGACGGTCTGACCGGCTACTACATCACCGCCTCCGCCCGGCTGCTGGAGGTCATGTACCTCTTCATCGGCATCATCATGGGCGTCCTGGTGGTGCTCTACATCGGCGTCCAGTTCGGCTCCAATCCGCAGCCGGAGGACATCCTGCAGATCGAGCAGCGGCCGCTGCTCCAGATCGCCGCCTCGATGGTTCTGGTGTTCACGTTCGCGATCCTGCTCCAGCAGGAACGTTCCACCGTGTGGTTCGTGACGCTGAACGGCGGGATCGCCTGGGTGATCTACGGGTCCCTGCACTACGCCGCCAAGATGCCGCCGGTGCCGTCCACCGCGATCGCCGCCGGGCTGGTCGGCCTCTTCGGACAGCTCCTCGCCCGGCACCGGTTCTCCTCGGCGCTCCCCTTCGTCACGGCCGCCATCGGCCCGCTGCTGCCCGGCTCGGCCACGTACTACGGGCTCCTGCTGATCGCCGAGAACCGGCTGAACGAGGGGCTGGGCTCGCTGACGAACGCCGCGGCCATCGCCCTGGCCATCGCGATCGGCGTCAACCTCGGCTCCGAGACCTCCCGCCTGTTCATGCGCATCCCCGGCGCCGCCAGTGCGGCCAAGCGCGGCGCGGCGAAGCGCACCCGCGGCTTCTAG